From the Pseudomonas sp. VD-NE ins genome, the window AGAGGCGTCACATCTTTCGCCCGCAAAGGTGCCTCCTGCTGATGCCAGACATAGTAGAAAGCATTAAGAACAAGAAGCAGGAGGAACAACCAACGCATACAAACCTCAGGAAAAAGGACACGCCATAGCCAACCCGACAAATACCAGGTCGGGAACGACTCTGGCTTCAGGAGCGACATCCGCAACCAATTCAGCATCACCGCCAGTTATAAAGACTGCGAAGTTTTCCCCCCAGTAGGAACGCGCCAGCTCCAACTGCGTAAATACGAAACCTCGTAACATCAACGAACACCCGCGCTCCACCGCCTCAACAGTGGTCCGCCCGGGCGCACTGCAGGACAGCGCACGCTCTGCCGCCAAATCTCCATATCGAATCTTACGAGTATGTGTACGTAGCTGATTGCGCATCAACGGCATGCCGGGGCAGATAAAACCACCCAGATGCTCACCGCCCGCAGCAATAAAATCAGCAGTTACCGCTGTACCAAAATCAAGCACCAGGCAAGCGCCGCCCAATGCGAGATGAAACCCTCCAATCATGGCCAGCCATCGATCCAACCCTAGACGCTCGTAGTCTTCATAGCCATTCTTGACACCGGACATCTCACGAGCGGGCTTCGCACACACCACCGAAATACCGAACTCCCGCTCGATGACACCGATTAAGGCATCAGTTTCCTCCGTTGTCCTGACACTGACCACGCGACAATTGCGAAGCACAAGCCCATCAAGGGCTCTCAAACTGTCAAGCAACGCCAGATCAGAGTCGACAACTCCTTCAGAGAAGAGAGGGCCGGGCGCAGCCTTCAGTACTCGCCATTTAATAAAGCTGTTCCCGCAGTCGAGCTCAAGAATCATCACGCAACCTCAGACTGAGCTCACCACCACTAAAGACTTTTTCCACGCCACCCACCTTCAGGCGCAGCGCACCCTGACTATCTATTCCGAGCACCACGCCATCTACCTGACTCGAACCCGCAATCAACGATACAGGCCGATCTTGCCACAGGTGATTAGCCTCCCATTCTGCCTGGAGAACCGAGAAGCCATTCGCCTGATGACGCTGAATGTAAGCATGTAACTGCTCACTCAGCTCAACCACCAAGGCATTACGATCACTGCTTTTGCCTGACTCAAGCCGGATAGAGGTCCATTGCTGGTCGACCTCATCAGCTAACTGCATATTCACATTGATGCCAATACCTAGCACCACATGGCAAACGTCTGCCGGATCCCCGACGAGCTCAAGGAGAATACCGGCGATTTTCTTGTTA encodes:
- a CDS encoding pantothenate kinase yields the protein MILELDCGNSFIKWRVLKAAPGPLFSEGVVDSDLALLDSLRALDGLVLRNCRVVSVRTTEETDALIGVIEREFGISVVCAKPAREMSGVKNGYEDYERLGLDRWLAMIGGFHLALGGACLVLDFGTAVTADFIAAGGEHLGGFICPGMPLMRNQLRTHTRKIRYGDLAAERALSCSAPGRTTVEAVERGCSLMLRGFVFTQLELARSYWGENFAVFITGGDAELVADVAPEARVVPDLVFVGLAMACPFS